The following is a genomic window from Neoarius graeffei isolate fNeoGra1 chromosome 16, fNeoGra1.pri, whole genome shotgun sequence.
GCAATGGCAAATGGTATAATTCTGCCTGTAGTTCCATTCGGAATGTCATCTGCTACAAATGGATTTATCAGGTGATCATTGTGCAGGAGATGAAGAGCTGGTATGAGGCACTGAAACACTGTAGAACATTCTACACTGACCTGATAAGCTTGAccccagagacagctctggttttgGCCAAAAACAAGAGCATGATTATTCAGACATCTAGATTTTGGACAGGACTGCACTTTCTGGATGGCTCATGGTTCTGGGTGAACGCGGAGCCTCTGGGGAGCTGGACCACGCTGCCCTCATGTCCCATCAAACCTTTCCGTTGTGGAGCTCGACAAACTGGAGCTGATGTCTGGGAAATCTCACACTGTGAAATGAAACTGAATTTCATTTGCTACAACAAAAATGGGTACGTTTCTGTAGTACGTTTCTGTCTTCATTAGCAATGTATTGTTTACTGCTGTAAATTATGACATGCCATTTGTATTATAGTGTTTTAAAGAGTGAAAAAATATCCCTTTAATTTAAAGTTTACTTCTCAAAAGGTAAAACGAATTGGATCGCTGGTATTCAGACTGCAACAAGAACAtgaagaaaaggaaaggaaatatGTGATTCATGCTCATCTTTATTTTATGAAGAGATATTTTCCATTTGTAGATATTTCCTTAATTGATTTGAAATCACATTACTCTGTATATACTATTttaaggtactgactgcaaagtgatctgaaattttcaaattttttattgtgcatgccattttcctatgtctcacaagaacaatatcatgaggacgagatgtgatcattttgatgtgctgagggtcacttttctccattgGGACCGAATATTCTACTTCTTcatgtaaacagtatggccctatgaAAATAGCTGAAcacaaggagctttaactaatttgtataactatggaactgcgtggagtggcacggtggtgtagtggttagcgctgtctcctcacagcaagaaggtccaggttcgagccccgtggccggcgagggcctttctgtgcggagtttgcatgttctcctcgtgtccgcatgggtttcctccgggtgctccggtttcccccacagtccaaagacatgcagtttaggttaactggtgactctaaattgaccataggtgtgaatgtgagtgtgaatggttgtctgtgtctatgtgtcagccctgtgatgacctggcgacttgtccagggtgtaccctgcctttcgcccgtagtcagctgggataggctccagcttgcctgcgaccctgtagaacaggataaagcggctagagataatgagatgagatgagatggaactgcgtcacaccaagaaggCGATGtgcagaaaacattgtgactctgcaccgacctcagagagttttgagttgcagaGATGTAATTTGTTGTTGACATTCGtaaatagatctgtgaaacaaaagacgaatatatcttttccctgttactgcttttgtgttatcatttctttctctgtaagatcaaaacattaggtgtgtaactccatactcactacccaggagtcaagcccatgcattctaaggctaagatagctaaactAGAATAACtaaaatgatttagttatctgtcctgaaaaatgacacgtcatctaactTTGCTCTATCTtgtagttgcactcactaggcaggctttccttttctttcccgctggcttttagctggtgggagagccaagtctgccatgtttgcccatgctgacttgttttggctaaaagtaggtcaaacacgtcccacatgatattgttgctcatttGTTTCGGCAATTTCTGGAACTGTTAAACATGGAAcacattttccatccattatctgtagccacttatcctgtacagggtcacaggcaagctggagcctatcccagctgactatgggcgagaggcagggtacaccctggacaagtcgccaggtcatcacagggctaacacatagagacaaacaaccattcacgcctacagtcaatttagagccaccaattagcctaacctgcatgtctttggggtaaaccggagcacccagaggaaacccatacagacacggggagaacatgcaaactccatacagaaaggccctcgtcggccactgggtttgaacctaagaccttcttgctgtgaggcaacagtgctaaccactataccactattCTGCCCAGGACACATTTTATtatggcaaaacatttacacataggatacacggtatgtgcagcagcaaaacatctcgaaacaccaacagcaatagaaatagaagattttgcccagaattcaactttgcagtcagcaccattAAAGTCACTTATCAGTCTATTAGTTATAATGTGTGATATTATGTATGATCAATTATAGTCTTTTTCATAAAAAGTTCATAGAACTTCTTTACTCAATGAATGTAACAGTTAAGAATTTCACTAAACTTTTCAAATACATAATATGTATATTTATATCCTTCTACTACATGTTATTGCCATATCGCAACATACCAtttatcttgatttttttttagcatttaaaCAAAACCTATTTGCCTTTTTTAATAGAAGGTGAGTTTTCATTATGTACTTGGATAAAGACACATGACCTTCAAATTCCCACAGCACTGTTCTTCTCCATACTGAACCTTATTTTGAGCCACACATTTCTATTTATTCATCAATATTCTGTATTATTTAAGTCCACACCAATAATACTTACTCAATCCTTGGCATTTAAAAATGATTTGGTATGTTTAAATCTTGTTTTGGAAAATAAAAATTATTGCATGTTTGTGTAGTGAAAAGAGTATGTTCCCAAACAGAAACCTGATATGATAAATTAGCCATATCATGTAATTTGCATATGATGTCAACAGAAGTTTCATTTGCATGAAGGTAATCGGAAACATTTATTGCCTACTGCAATGTGTACCTCTGCTTCAGCAgtgacaaaaataaaagaaatattCAAAAGGTCTGTCTCTATTGTTGTATGTAAGATATTTTTAAAGTAATTTGAAGTGTAATATAAATTTCTTTTATCAGAGTATCATATTATGTGCAGTACATGGATATTATTATGTCTATATTTAACCGTTTCATGACAATATTATACTGTTAGTGATTTGTTATGATATATGATGTGATGACAATATAATCTTTTTCATACCAACTGTATCAATCCCTTTGCTCTTACACTGTCATTAATTATCAGAAATGCAAGTATTTCATATGATAATCCACAACAAGACTGTATGTGTCACGTCAGCACTGGAatccactccaaactccacttcccagaatacACCGCAgtttacaaacatggacaccatggGCTACAATCTCCAGCACTGCACTCCACCACACCTTCACGCTCACCTGAGTACGAATCCTGCGCACCTGCTCACAATCACAACTCATGTTGTGTAAACAGACTCTGAACATTGCCTCACTGTGAGTAATGTTCACTGGGCCACTACCTGAACTTCCCATGCCTGGATAG
Proteins encoded in this region:
- the LOC132900004 gene encoding macrophage mannose receptor 1-like, whose protein sequence is MSGTDAQKYCRTKYVDLSTINSPEEYDSFISDMGAHLSTGCWIGLRKEENESSFTMWSDGSMLRFDKWDTNEPDKKDIEHCVHTSNGKWYNSACSSIRNVICYKWIYQVIIVQEMKSWYEALKHCRTFYTDLISLTPETALVLAKNKSMIIQTSRFWTGLHFLDGSWFWVNAEPLGSWTTLPSCPIKPFRCGARQTGADVWEISHCEMKLNFICYNKNG